A single region of the Sphingobium sp. TKS genome encodes:
- a CDS encoding tyrosine-type recombinase/integrase has protein sequence MGKLTAVAVKAALANPGTYQDGEGLFLKVDKRGGASWTLRLQRDGKRQDIGLGSARLLTLADARDKASGLRKAVKVERRDVLAEKKCEAAAKVTFREAARQYHTENEAGWKSAIYTRQWLASLENYAFPKLGNVPTGGITAADIITVLTPIWQEIPETARQVRNRICAVLDYAHAKGWRSTEAPSGNGSLKAGRGLPRQVKGRENRKAMPYVAVPGFLTALRRKPSYGRLALELLILTGVRSQEVRFATWDEFDLEGRLWTIPAGHMKRNKAHMVPLSDAALAVLAKAAALKLEGTDQVFPGADSGPMSDMTLLKVLRDMSEPYHVHGFRSALTDWAANEGYPDAVVEAVLAHKTPDAVQAAYRRTTYLGTPAQPGQRVKLMADWGRYCASGAAGGGKVVSIKRARDGK, from the coding sequence ATGGGCAAGCTGACGGCGGTGGCTGTTAAGGCAGCTTTGGCGAATCCCGGCACCTATCAGGACGGCGAAGGGCTATTCCTGAAAGTTGATAAACGCGGCGGCGCGTCATGGACCTTGCGACTTCAGCGCGATGGCAAGCGGCAGGACATCGGACTTGGCTCCGCACGGCTCCTCACGCTTGCCGATGCCCGCGACAAGGCCAGCGGGCTCCGTAAGGCGGTCAAGGTAGAGCGGCGCGATGTTCTGGCGGAAAAGAAATGCGAGGCTGCTGCTAAGGTGACGTTCCGTGAAGCAGCGCGCCAATATCACACCGAGAATGAGGCTGGCTGGAAAAGCGCGATCTACACTCGTCAGTGGCTCGCCAGCCTGGAGAACTACGCCTTTCCCAAGCTGGGCAACGTGCCGACCGGCGGTATCACAGCGGCGGACATCATCACGGTGTTGACGCCAATCTGGCAGGAAATCCCCGAAACGGCGCGTCAGGTGCGCAATCGGATTTGCGCGGTGCTGGATTATGCCCACGCTAAGGGCTGGCGCTCCACCGAAGCGCCCTCTGGCAATGGCAGCCTGAAAGCCGGGCGCGGCCTGCCCCGGCAAGTGAAGGGGCGGGAGAATCGCAAGGCTATGCCCTATGTCGCTGTGCCGGGCTTCCTCACCGCATTGCGCCGCAAGCCCTCATATGGACGGCTCGCGCTAGAATTGCTGATACTGACGGGGGTGCGAAGCCAGGAGGTCCGGTTTGCAACATGGGACGAGTTTGATCTTGAAGGCCGCTTGTGGACGATCCCAGCCGGGCACATGAAGCGAAACAAGGCTCATATGGTCCCCTTATCCGACGCGGCGCTGGCAGTGCTGGCGAAAGCGGCGGCCTTGAAGCTGGAGGGGACCGATCAGGTCTTTCCGGGTGCTGACAGCGGGCCCATGTCCGACATGACGTTGCTGAAGGTGTTGCGGGACATGAGCGAGCCATACCATGTCCACGGGTTTCGTTCCGCCCTCACGGACTGGGCAGCGAACGAGGGGTATCCCGATGCTGTGGTGGAAGCCGTCCTGGCGCACAAAACACCCGACGCGGTGCAGGCCGCATATCGCCGCACGACGTATCTCGGCACACCCGCCCAACCGGGCCAGCGTGTGAAGCTCATGGCGGATTGGGGGCGTTACTGTGCTAGCGGTGCGGCTGGGGGCGGGAAGGTCGTGTCAATCAAGAGGGCGAGGGACGGAAAATGA
- a CDS encoding TrmH family RNA methyltransferase has translation MKRGNRTGKSKGTFPRFYGRHAVIAALANPDRIVRKIWGTREALNALDLPPVLPIVYADVADLGRMVPSDAPHQGIVAEVEPLDDVWLGDALEAGQDDGPGYGRPVLVLDQVTDPHNVGAILRSAAAFDALCIVTQDRHAPPESGVLARSASGALEIVPWVRVVNLARALDEIAEAGYWRIGLDGEADQTLGEAIGTSRVALVLGAEGEGLRHNSMAHCDILAKLPISPRMESLNVSNAAAIALYAAASR, from the coding sequence ATGAAAAGAGGAAATCGCACCGGAAAGTCCAAAGGGACCTTTCCCCGCTTTTATGGACGGCATGCCGTCATCGCCGCGCTCGCCAATCCGGACCGGATCGTGCGCAAGATCTGGGGGACGCGGGAGGCGCTGAATGCGCTCGACCTGCCGCCGGTCTTGCCCATCGTCTATGCCGATGTGGCGGACCTTGGCCGCATGGTGCCGTCGGACGCGCCGCATCAGGGCATCGTGGCCGAGGTCGAGCCGCTGGACGATGTCTGGCTGGGCGACGCGCTGGAGGCGGGGCAGGACGACGGACCGGGTTATGGGCGCCCCGTGCTGGTGCTGGATCAGGTGACGGACCCGCATAATGTCGGCGCGATCCTGCGGTCGGCGGCGGCGTTCGATGCGCTGTGCATCGTGACGCAGGACCGGCATGCGCCGCCCGAATCAGGGGTGCTGGCGCGGTCCGCTTCGGGGGCGCTGGAAATCGTGCCCTGGGTGCGGGTGGTGAACCTGGCCCGCGCGCTCGATGAGATTGCGGAAGCCGGTTACTGGCGCATCGGGCTGGATGGCGAAGCGGATCAGACGCTGGGCGAGGCCATCGGCACGTCGCGGGTCGCGCTGGTGCTGGGGGCCGAGGGCGAAGGGTTGCGCCACAACAGCATGGCGCATTGCGACATTTTGGCTAAACTGCCGATCAGCCCGCGCATGGAAAGCCTCAATGTTTCCAATGCCGCGGCGATCGCCCTTTATGCGGCTGCCAGCCGGTAA
- a CDS encoding 2Fe-2S iron-sulfur cluster-binding protein gives MAKLIVVNRSGEEQAVEAQSGLSVMEIIRDNGFDELLALCGGCCSCATCHVYVDPAFADSLPAVSEDENDLLDSSDHRNGTSRLSCQLTFSDSLDGLRITIAPED, from the coding sequence ATGGCGAAACTGATTGTGGTCAACCGTTCGGGCGAAGAACAGGCGGTGGAGGCACAGAGCGGCCTTTCCGTGATGGAAATCATCCGCGACAACGGCTTTGACGAACTGCTGGCTCTGTGCGGCGGCTGCTGCTCCTGCGCGACCTGCCACGTCTATGTCGACCCGGCCTTTGCCGACAGCCTGCCGGCGGTCAGCGAAGATGAGAACGACCTGCTCGACAGCTCCGACCATCGCAACGGGACGAGCCGCCTGTCCTGCCAGCTCACCTTCAGCGATTCGCTGGACGGCCTGCGCATCACCATCGCGCCGGAAGATTGA
- a CDS encoding DNA-3-methyladenine glycosylase family protein — protein sequence MVSTAEQLRIGLDNIAAMEPGFAAAIGRVGYPLPRVREPGYETLLRTIVGQQVSVAAAAAVWRKLEAELGEGCAPDALLARDFDALRACGLSRQKQGYARSLAELVMDGGIDLHKLPADDEEAIAQLVRIKGIGRWSAEIYLLFAEGRPDIWPAGDLAVQIEIGRILGLPERPSEKLTRDLAERWRPHRGAAAIMAWHHYNMEVL from the coding sequence ATGGTGAGCACAGCAGAACAATTGCGGATCGGCCTGGATAATATCGCCGCGATGGAGCCCGGTTTCGCCGCCGCGATCGGCCGGGTCGGCTATCCCCTGCCCCGTGTCCGCGAGCCGGGCTATGAAACATTGCTGCGCACCATCGTCGGCCAGCAGGTGAGCGTCGCGGCGGCGGCGGCGGTCTGGCGCAAGCTGGAGGCGGAACTGGGCGAGGGCTGCGCGCCGGACGCGCTGCTCGCCCGCGACTTCGATGCCTTGCGCGCCTGCGGCCTGTCGCGGCAGAAGCAAGGCTATGCCCGCAGCCTGGCCGAATTGGTGATGGACGGCGGCATCGACCTGCACAAGCTGCCCGCCGACGATGAAGAAGCCATCGCCCAATTGGTGCGGATCAAGGGGATCGGACGCTGGTCGGCGGAAATCTACCTGTTGTTCGCGGAAGGGCGACCGGACATCTGGCCCGCGGGCGACCTGGCCGTGCAGATCGAGATTGGGCGGATATTGGGCTTGCCCGAACGGCCCAGCGAGAAGCTGACGCGCGACCTGGCCGAGCGCTGGCGCCCGCATCGCGGCGCGGCGGCGATCATGGCCTGGCACCATTATAATATGGAGGTTTTGTAG
- a CDS encoding response regulator — protein sequence MSKKVLIVEDEIFVALEIEHIVEDAGFTVGAIAADRQAALDAADDCDIALVDLNLRDGPTGPGIGVELASQYGIRVIYVTANPAQIGAASAAALGVITKPFRAHSIAETLHLAATDQPKLEAAEIVGFTPFLPSSGSWTALESRG from the coding sequence ATGAGCAAAAAGGTTCTGATCGTAGAAGACGAGATTTTCGTCGCGCTGGAAATCGAACATATCGTCGAGGATGCGGGCTTCACGGTCGGCGCGATCGCGGCTGACCGTCAGGCTGCGCTCGACGCCGCCGATGATTGCGACATCGCGCTGGTCGACCTCAATCTGCGCGATGGGCCGACGGGACCGGGCATCGGCGTCGAACTGGCCAGCCAATATGGCATCCGCGTCATCTATGTGACGGCCAATCCCGCGCAGATCGGCGCGGCGTCCGCCGCCGCGCTGGGCGTCATCACCAAGCCGTTCCGGGCGCACAGCATCGCTGAGACGCTGCACCTGGCCGCGACCGACCAGCCAAAGCTGGAAGCCGCTGAAATTGTGGGCTTTACGCCTTTCCTGCCGTCGTCCGGCTCATGGACCGCACTGGAATCCAGAGGCTGA
- a CDS encoding sensor histidine kinase — MAEGRGLETDRAALLARYDLDTGGFATLDQITAFAAALCETPIALVSIVEEDRQRFLARSGLDAEETPRDISFCAHAMLGEAIFVVPDATLDPHFADNPLVTDAPFIRFYAGAPLIDSEGASLGALCVIDDQPRADLTDLQRQGLTLLARQVMVELEGRRRDRDVIAQQERDAQAVAESDRMFRTLADTMPQMVWSALPDGYNDYFNARWYEFTGVAQGATDGEGWSAIFHPEDQPRAWERWRHSLATGDPYEIEYRMRHHGGDYRWTLGRALPIRDAEGTIIRWIGTCTDINDQIAMVEEREVIAHELSHRIKNIFSVISGLIGLSAREHPEIRAAADDLRDRIMALGRAHDFVRPHGPHSQPDHGEGLLWGILEQIFAPYRDAMGPRIRFSGDNPPVDDRSATPLALLFHELATNAAKYGALSVPEGRVTIEVKGEDRDIRIDWREEGGPPAVPATSEGFGSRLMQLSIERQLGGRMMRDWRPEGLRLSLWIPVRSMSRTTAGKA, encoded by the coding sequence ATGGCTGAAGGGCGCGGGCTCGAGACGGATCGCGCGGCGCTGCTGGCGCGCTACGATCTCGATACCGGTGGCTTTGCCACGCTCGATCAGATTACCGCCTTCGCCGCCGCGCTCTGCGAAACGCCGATCGCGCTCGTCAGCATCGTCGAGGAAGACCGTCAGCGCTTCCTCGCCCGCTCCGGCCTCGATGCGGAGGAAACGCCGCGCGACATTTCCTTTTGCGCCCACGCCATGTTGGGGGAGGCGATCTTCGTGGTGCCCGACGCCACGCTGGACCCGCATTTTGCCGATAACCCCCTGGTTACGGACGCGCCCTTCATCCGTTTCTATGCCGGAGCGCCGCTGATCGACAGCGAAGGCGCGTCTCTCGGCGCGCTCTGCGTCATCGATGATCAGCCGCGCGCGGACCTTACCGATCTCCAGCGGCAGGGTCTGACCCTGCTCGCCCGGCAGGTGATGGTGGAACTGGAGGGGCGCCGCCGCGACCGCGACGTCATTGCCCAGCAGGAAAGGGATGCGCAGGCGGTGGCCGAAAGCGACCGCATGTTCCGCACCCTGGCCGACACCATGCCGCAAATGGTCTGGTCGGCTCTGCCCGATGGCTATAATGATTATTTCAACGCCCGCTGGTACGAATTTACCGGCGTCGCGCAGGGCGCCACCGATGGCGAGGGATGGAGCGCCATCTTCCATCCGGAGGATCAGCCGCGGGCCTGGGAACGTTGGCGCCACAGCCTTGCAACCGGCGACCCCTATGAGATCGAATATCGCATGCGGCACCACGGCGGCGACTATCGCTGGACGCTGGGCCGCGCGCTGCCGATCCGGGATGCGGAAGGGACGATCATCCGCTGGATCGGCACCTGCACCGACATCAACGACCAGATCGCGATGGTGGAGGAGCGGGAGGTCATCGCCCATGAGCTGTCCCACCGCATCAAGAACATCTTTTCGGTGATTTCCGGTCTGATCGGCCTGTCGGCGCGCGAGCATCCCGAAATCCGTGCCGCCGCCGACGATCTGCGCGACCGCATCATGGCGCTGGGCCGCGCCCATGATTTCGTGCGGCCCCATGGCCCCCATTCCCAGCCGGATCATGGCGAGGGTCTGCTCTGGGGCATATTGGAGCAGATTTTCGCGCCCTATCGCGATGCGATGGGCCCGCGCATCCGGTTTTCGGGCGACAATCCGCCGGTCGACGACCGTTCCGCCACGCCGCTGGCGCTGTTGTTCCATGAACTGGCGACCAACGCCGCCAAATATGGCGCGCTGTCGGTGCCTGAGGGCCGGGTCACGATAGAGGTGAAGGGCGAGGACCGGGATATCCGCATCGACTGGCGGGAGGAGGGCGGTCCACCTGCCGTCCCCGCGACCAGCGAAGGTTTTGGCAGCCGGCTGATGCAACTTAGCATCGAACGGCAATTGGGGGGACGCATGATGCGCGACTGGCGGCCCGAAGGCCTGCGCCTCAGCCTCTGGATTCCAGTGCGGTCCATGAGCCGGACGACGGCAGGAAAGGCGTAA
- the murA gene encoding UDP-N-acetylglucosamine 1-carboxyvinyltransferase: MDRIHIRGGKALNGRLPISGAKNAALTLLPCALLTDEPVTLRNLPRLADVDSFGHLLNQLGASTMIEGARPEDFGRVMTLRAGRVTSTEAPYDIVRKMRASILVLGPLLARAGEARVSLPGGCAIGNRPIDLHLKALEAFGAIIEINAGYVRASAPDGGLPGGIYTFPVVSVGATENAVMAAVLAKGTCILENAAREPEIVDLCKLLIAMGADIEGVGSDKLIIHGRDRLHGATYSVMPDRIEAGSYACAAAITGGSLELAGACADDMHAILAALRDAGVHVEELKDGIKVSADGRLRPLTISTAPFPAFPTDMQAQFMAMLTLADGASVLTETIFENRYMHVPELARMGADIGVNGRTAVVRGVDRLVGAPVMATDLRASMSLILAGLAAEGETQVNRVYHLDRGYERLEEKLSAVGADIERVSDG, from the coding sequence ATGGACCGCATTCACATTCGCGGCGGCAAAGCGCTCAATGGCCGCCTTCCCATTTCCGGCGCGAAAAACGCCGCTCTGACGCTGCTTCCTTGCGCCTTGCTGACCGACGAGCCGGTGACCCTGCGCAACCTGCCGCGCCTGGCCGATGTCGACAGCTTCGGCCATCTGCTCAACCAGCTAGGCGCGTCGACCATGATCGAAGGCGCCCGGCCGGAGGATTTCGGCCGCGTCATGACGCTGCGCGCAGGCCGCGTCACCTCGACCGAAGCGCCCTATGACATCGTGCGCAAGATGCGCGCGTCGATCCTGGTGCTTGGCCCCCTGCTCGCCCGCGCGGGCGAGGCGCGGGTGTCGCTGCCGGGCGGCTGCGCCATCGGCAACCGCCCGATCGATCTGCACCTGAAGGCGTTGGAAGCCTTTGGCGCGATCATCGAGATCAATGCCGGCTATGTCCGCGCCAGCGCGCCCGATGGCGGCCTGCCCGGCGGCATCTACACCTTCCCGGTGGTGTCGGTCGGCGCGACCGAAAATGCGGTGATGGCGGCGGTGCTGGCCAAGGGCACCTGCATCCTGGAAAATGCGGCGCGGGAGCCGGAGATCGTCGATCTCTGCAAGCTGCTGATCGCCATGGGCGCCGATATAGAGGGCGTCGGTTCCGACAAGCTGATCATCCACGGCCGCGACCGGCTGCATGGCGCAACCTACAGCGTCATGCCCGACCGGATCGAGGCGGGCAGCTATGCCTGCGCCGCCGCGATCACCGGCGGTTCGCTGGAACTGGCGGGCGCCTGCGCCGACGACATGCACGCCATCCTCGCCGCGCTGCGCGACGCGGGTGTCCATGTCGAGGAATTGAAGGACGGCATCAAGGTGTCGGCGGACGGCAGGCTGCGCCCGCTCACCATCTCGACCGCGCCTTTCCCGGCCTTCCCGACCGACATGCAGGCGCAGTTCATGGCGATGCTGACGCTGGCGGACGGCGCGTCGGTGCTGACCGAGACGATCTTTGAGAACCGCTACATGCACGTGCCCGAACTGGCGCGCATGGGCGCGGACATAGGCGTCAATGGCCGCACGGCGGTGGTGCGCGGCGTAGACCGGCTGGTCGGCGCGCCTGTCATGGCGACCGACCTGCGCGCCTCGATGAGCCTCATCCTGGCGGGATTGGCCGCGGAGGGAGAGACCCAGGTTAACCGCGTCTATCATCTCGATCGGGGCTATGAACGGCTGGAGGAGAAGCTCTCCGCCGTCGGCGCCGACATAGAGCGCGTCAGCGATGGCTGA
- a CDS encoding Crp/Fnr family transcriptional regulator, whose amino-acid sequence MVATSCFADRLAKHVPLSDAEKKALARLEENPRKVKRGAMIQRVNDTVTELFVLREGRVMSFVILPDGSRQILRVYFPGDFIGSASTIYSKAPESLVALSDAIICPFDKHALRRLLEEYPRVAALLFLLSNAERVALTDRLASLGRTSAKARVASFLLDIFDRLRVTDDGIVDSFDLKLTQEEIGDAIGLTSVHVNRMIRQMEQEGLIGRANGRITLLDMARLEEIGHYTNRHKDMDLDWIPAMS is encoded by the coding sequence TTGGTGGCAACAAGTTGTTTCGCGGACAGGTTGGCGAAGCATGTGCCTCTGTCCGATGCAGAAAAGAAAGCGCTTGCCCGGCTTGAGGAAAATCCCCGCAAGGTAAAGCGCGGCGCGATGATCCAGCGGGTCAATGATACGGTCACGGAACTGTTCGTCCTGCGCGAAGGACGGGTGATGAGCTTCGTCATCCTGCCCGACGGCAGCCGACAGATATTGCGCGTCTATTTTCCGGGCGATTTCATCGGGTCGGCCAGCACCATCTACAGCAAGGCGCCGGAATCGCTGGTGGCCCTGTCCGATGCGATCATCTGTCCGTTCGACAAACATGCCTTGCGGCGTCTGCTGGAGGAATATCCGCGGGTCGCGGCGCTGCTGTTCCTGCTGTCCAATGCGGAGCGCGTCGCGCTGACGGACCGGCTCGCCTCATTGGGGCGGACCTCGGCCAAGGCGCGGGTCGCGTCCTTCCTGCTCGATATTTTCGATCGATTGCGCGTGACGGACGACGGCATCGTCGACAGCTTCGACCTCAAACTGACGCAGGAGGAGATTGGCGACGCGATCGGCCTCACCTCCGTCCATGTGAACCGGATGATCCGGCAGATGGAGCAGGAAGGGCTGATCGGGCGGGCCAATGGTCGGATCACCCTGCTCGACATGGCGCGGCTGGAGGAGATCGGCCACTATACCAACCGGCACAAGGATATGGATCTGGACTGGATTCCGGCAATGTCGTGA
- a CDS encoding HNH endonuclease: MYHPDLIRHPENCPALVLNADYTPLSYYPLSLWPWQTAIKAVFLDRVDIVASYERQVHSPSIQMQIPSVIALKQYVKPSEHPAFTRFNLFLRDKFACQYCGSQSDLTFDHVIPRRAGGRTTWENVATACSPCNLKKGGRTPKEAHMQLHVTPIRPTSWQLQEHGRAFPPNYLHESWHDWLYWDVELLA, translated from the coding sequence ATGTACCATCCCGACCTGATACGACATCCGGAAAACTGTCCGGCCCTGGTCTTGAATGCAGACTACACGCCGTTAAGCTATTATCCGTTGAGCCTCTGGCCTTGGCAAACCGCTATCAAGGCGGTTTTTTTGGATCGGGTGGACATCGTCGCCAGCTATGAGCGGCAGGTGCACAGCCCCAGCATCCAGATGCAGATTCCCTCGGTGATCGCGCTGAAGCAATATGTGAAGCCGTCGGAACATCCCGCCTTCACCCGGTTCAACCTGTTCCTGCGCGACAAGTTCGCCTGCCAATATTGCGGTTCGCAAAGCGACCTGACCTTCGACCATGTCATACCGCGCCGCGCCGGCGGGCGCACGACCTGGGAAAATGTCGCCACGGCCTGCTCCCCCTGCAACCTCAAGAAAGGCGGCCGCACGCCCAAGGAAGCGCATATGCAATTGCACGTGACGCCGATCCGCCCGACAAGCTGGCAATTGCAGGAGCATGGCCGCGCCTTCCCGCCCAATTATCTGCACGAAAGCTGGCACGACTGGCTTTATTGGGATGTGGAACTGCTGGCGTGA
- the gluQRS gene encoding tRNA glutamyl-Q(34) synthetase GluQRS: MVTRFAPSPTGRLHVGHAWSALLAMDMARAQGGSFRLRIEDIDGTRSRPEHVAGIVEDLHWLGVAWDGEIVFQSARLDHYEAALRRLEAMGLLYPCFCTRADIAASAMAPHGPEGPVYPGTCRGLAEGERARRIAAGEPHAWRIDMAQAVERVGSVSWNALPFPLEDGLQAQVIGARPIAAGDVVLARKDAPASYHLSCTLDDAAMGVTHVLRGDDLRDATDIHRLIQALLDLPSPAYIHHPLLLGPDGRRLAKRDGSIALADLRAQGADPRRLADDLRHMRFPIGISLATA; the protein is encoded by the coding sequence ATGGTGACTCGCTTCGCACCGAGCCCAACCGGTAGGTTGCATGTCGGACACGCCTGGTCGGCATTGCTGGCCATGGACATGGCCCGCGCGCAAGGCGGATCATTCCGCCTCCGGATCGAGGATATCGACGGCACCCGCAGCCGGCCGGAACATGTCGCCGGGATCGTCGAGGATCTGCACTGGCTGGGCGTCGCATGGGACGGCGAGATCGTCTTTCAGTCGGCGCGTCTGGACCATTATGAAGCGGCGTTGCGGCGGCTGGAGGCGATGGGATTGCTCTATCCCTGCTTCTGCACCCGCGCCGATATCGCGGCAAGCGCCATGGCGCCGCATGGACCGGAAGGGCCGGTCTATCCGGGGACGTGCAGAGGGTTAGCCGAGGGGGAACGGGCGCGGCGGATCGCGGCGGGCGAGCCGCATGCGTGGCGGATCGATATGGCGCAGGCAGTGGAACGAGTGGGGTCTGTGAGCTGGAACGCGCTGCCCTTTCCGCTGGAAGATGGGTTACAGGCGCAGGTGATCGGAGCCAGACCGATCGCGGCAGGCGACGTCGTGCTGGCGCGCAAGGATGCCCCCGCCAGCTACCACCTGTCCTGCACGCTGGACGATGCGGCGATGGGCGTGACCCATGTGCTGCGCGGCGACGATCTGCGGGACGCGACGGATATTCACCGGCTGATTCAGGCACTGCTCGACCTGCCCTCACCCGCCTATATCCACCATCCCTTGCTATTGGGGCCGGACGGCAGGCGGTTGGCCAAGCGCGACGGGTCGATCGCGCTGGCCGATCTGCGGGCGCAAGGCGCCGATCCACGGCGTCTGGCCGACGACCTTCGCCATATGCGCTTTCCGATTGGCATTTCTCTGGCGACAGCCTAG
- a CDS encoding twin transmembrane helix small protein produces the protein MNTLLVIALILAMGATLFALIRGIVAFLQASKEQLNSPEGGPSQSSLKQNRMMMNRILFQAVAVIIVAILLLMKGNG, from the coding sequence ATGAACACCCTTCTCGTCATCGCCCTGATCCTGGCCATGGGCGCCACCCTGTTCGCGCTGATCCGGGGGATCGTCGCCTTTCTGCAGGCAAGCAAGGAACAGTTGAACTCGCCCGAGGGCGGGCCAAGCCAATCCAGCCTCAAGCAGAACAGGATGATGATGAACCGCATCCTGTTCCAGGCGGTGGCCGTGATCATCGTTGCCATCCTGCTGCTGATGAAGGGCAACGGTTGA
- a CDS encoding cob(I)yrinic acid a,c-diamide adenosyltransferase — protein MVKLNKIYTRTGDTGTTGLVDGSRLPKHAPRMQAVGDVDEANSAIGLAIVAIGAAPDAGWLTTIQNDLFDLGADLATPIPEGEDEPWALRIVASQVERLEKQIDAMNAELAPLDSFILPGGSAAAAAVHLARAVTRRAERSATAAAAEVALNPQALAYLNRLSDLLFVLARRLNGNGAGDVKWVPGASR, from the coding sequence ATGGTGAAGCTCAACAAGATATACACCCGTACCGGCGATACGGGCACCACCGGCCTTGTCGACGGATCGCGCCTGCCCAAACATGCCCCGCGCATGCAGGCGGTGGGCGACGTCGATGAGGCGAACAGCGCCATCGGCCTTGCCATCGTCGCGATCGGCGCCGCGCCGGATGCTGGCTGGCTGACCACCATCCAGAACGATCTGTTCGATCTGGGCGCCGACCTCGCCACACCCATTCCCGAAGGGGAGGATGAGCCCTGGGCGCTGCGCATCGTCGCGTCCCAGGTCGAGCGGCTGGAAAAGCAGATCGATGCTATGAACGCCGAACTGGCGCCACTGGACAGCTTCATCCTGCCGGGCGGATCGGCAGCCGCCGCAGCAGTGCACCTCGCCCGCGCCGTCACCCGACGCGCGGAACGGAGCGCGACCGCCGCCGCAGCAGAGGTGGCGCTCAATCCCCAGGCGCTGGCCTATCTCAACCGGCTGTCCGACCTGCTGTTCGTGCTGGCCCGGCGCCTCAACGGCAATGGCGCGGGCGACGTAAAATGGGTGCCGGGCGCCTCCCGCTGA
- a CDS encoding GGDEF domain-containing protein yields MQFYLATSFLFPRALRFRLFALCFATTHLPLLAYIGWGAATGRFAWAEFIILMLATLAAAAGALLGIGALLDPIHEREGMVEEPVRKRSALALPEISDIISRLFSGMRRAAVMTQEQVDELNIAAHEDALTGIANQRGFLAQLDALPLARRRGCIAIIDIDHFEQVNGQLGHDAGDRLLADFATRLSSQTRRIDIVARWGGQEFAIFYQDAIEDEASWSLARIAERMRQEPVGAVNGQPITFSAGLCAWRGGPVTAAIDQADEALHRAKRSGRDQIRRAEKPSASVYS; encoded by the coding sequence ATGCAGTTCTACCTCGCAACTTCCTTCCTCTTTCCCCGCGCCCTGCGGTTCCGGCTCTTCGCGCTCTGCTTCGCCACCACGCACCTGCCACTGCTGGCCTATATCGGCTGGGGCGCGGCAACGGGGCGGTTCGCATGGGCGGAGTTCATCATCCTGATGCTCGCCACCTTGGCGGCCGCCGCAGGAGCATTGCTGGGCATCGGCGCCTTGCTGGACCCGATCCATGAGCGGGAAGGGATGGTGGAAGAACCCGTAAGGAAACGAAGCGCGCTGGCCCTGCCTGAAATCAGCGACATCATCTCCAGACTCTTTTCCGGAATGCGCCGGGCGGCCGTAATGACGCAGGAACAGGTCGACGAACTGAACATCGCCGCGCATGAGGATGCCCTGACGGGCATCGCCAACCAGCGCGGCTTCCTGGCGCAGCTCGACGCGCTGCCGCTCGCCAGGCGCCGGGGATGCATCGCGATCATCGACATCGACCATTTCGAGCAGGTCAACGGCCAACTGGGCCATGATGCCGGCGATCGCCTGTTGGCGGACTTCGCCACGCGCCTGTCGTCGCAGACCCGCCGCATCGACATCGTCGCCCGCTGGGGAGGCCAGGAATTCGCCATCTTCTATCAGGACGCGATCGAGGATGAGGCGAGCTGGTCGCTGGCCCGCATCGCGGAACGGATGCGGCAGGAGCCGGTCGGCGCGGTAAACGGCCAGCCGATCACCTTTTCTGCCGGGCTTTGCGCCTGGCGCGGCGGCCCGGTGACGGCGGCGATCGACCAGGCCGACGAAGCGCTCCACCGCGCCAAGCGGTCCGGGCGCGATCAGATCCGGCGGGCCGAAAAGCCCTCTGCTTCCGTTTATAGTTAG